The following are from one region of the Ornithorhynchus anatinus isolate Pmale09 chromosome 20, mOrnAna1.pri.v4, whole genome shotgun sequence genome:
- the LOC100083398 gene encoding lysosomal Pro-X carboxypeptidase isoform X1 — MWEVAEELQAMLVFAEHRYYGESLPFGDQSFSDSKHLNYLTSEQALADFAVLIEHLKATIPGAQNSPVISIGGSYGGMLAAWIRMKYPHLVVGALAASAPIWQFGDLVPCGRFFEIVTNDFKKSGAGCSETIRASWDAVGRISSTEEGLQWLSHTFHLCSPLRSQQDAVALKTWMSSTWVDLAMVDYPYETDFLQPLPAWPVQAVCKYLKDPKSADDVLLQNIFQALNVYYNYTGKTSCLNTSETVTGNLGMQGWSYQACTEMVMPLCTDGINDMFEPQPWDFKALSDECFKLWGVRPRLFWIPTVYGGKNISSHSNIIFSNGALDPWSGGGVNENITDTLVAVVIPEGAHHLDLRANNPYDPKSVLQARAAEVHLIKQWVAKGRG; from the exons ATGTGGGAAGTGGCGGAGGAGTTGCAGGCCATGCTGGTGTTTGCCGAACATCGATATTATggggagtccctgccctttggggaTCAGTCATTCAGC GACTCCAAGCACTTGAACTACCTGACCTCCGAGCAGGCACTGGCGGACTTCGCCGTTTTAATCGAGCACTTGAAAGCAACGATCCCGGGCGCCCAGAACAGCCCCGTGATCTCCATCGGGGGGTCGTACGGAGGAATGCTCGCCGCCTGGATCCGCATGAAATATCCACACCTGGTGGTCGG GGCCCTGGCTGCCTCCGCTCCCATCTGGCAGTTTGGGGACCTCGTCCCCTGCGGCAGGTTTTTCGAGATCGTGACCAACGATTTCAAGAAGAGCGGGGCAGGTTGTTCCGAGACCATCCGCGCTTCTTGGGATGCCGTCGGTCGGATTTCATCCACAG AGGAAGGTTTGCAGTGGCTGTCCCACACATTCCACCTTTGCAGCCCGTTGAGGAGCCAGCAGGACGCCGTGGCGCTGAAAACTTGGATGTCCAGCACGTGGGTGGACCTGGCCATGGTGGACTATCCCTATGAAACGGACTTCCTCCAGCCTCTACCCGCCTGGCCTGTCCAG GCGGTGTGCAAGTACCTGAAGGACCCTAAATCGGCGGATGACGTTTTGCTGCAGAATATCTTCCAGGCGTTGAACGTCTACTACAATTATACTGGAAAAACGAGCTGTCTGAATACTTCCGAGACGGTCACAGGGAACCTTGGAATGCAAGGCTGGAGCTATCAG GCTTGCACAGAGATGGTCATGCCTTTGTGCACCGATGGGATCAATGACATGTTCGAACCCCAGCCGTGGGATTTCAAAGCCCTGTCCGACGAGTGTTTCAAACTGTGGGGGGTGAGACCACGCCTCTTCTGGATCCCGACGGTCTACGGAGGGAAAAACATCAGTTCCCACAGCAACATAATCTTCAG CAATGGAGCTCTGGACCCCTGGTCCGGAGGGGGCGTGAATGAGAACATCACCGACACGCTGGTGGCCGTCGTCATCCCCGAGGGCGCCCACCACCTCGACCTGCGGGCCAACAACCCGTACGACCCCAAGTCCGTGCTGCAGGCGCGGGCCGCCGAAGTCCACCTCATAAAGCAGTGGGTGGCGAAGGGCCGGGGCTGA